In one window of Catalinimonas alkaloidigena DNA:
- a CDS encoding HlyD family secretion protein produces the protein METTVQSNTTANKTAPATEEKGRKKKPYFGIILGVLVALGAVFGIYRYVHGLHHETTDDAQIEANISPVIARTSGYVKELRVDDNQYVHKGDTLVVLDDRETSIRVMNAQAAYDNALASLDVSQSGVPSATANLQTVRANVAAADAALAAARVDYNRATQDLQRYQNLIKDHSVTQREFEQIQATQQAAAKNLERLEQQYNATKSQTVAAGTEVTAAERRISVAQSVVEQRKAELDLAKLQHSYCWITAPEDGTVSRRNVQVGQLMQAGQTAFALVADNEKWVVANFKETQLENVRPGQEVSIEVDAFPGEEFHGKVESFSPATGAKFSLLPPDNATGNFVKIVQRVPVKIVLTDTTEKMQLLRAGMNVEADVHLN, from the coding sequence ATGGAAACGACCGTTCAATCCAACACAACTGCCAACAAAACCGCCCCGGCTACTGAGGAGAAAGGGCGCAAAAAGAAACCGTATTTCGGCATCATCCTGGGCGTCCTGGTGGCGCTGGGCGCCGTATTCGGTATTTACCGTTATGTGCACGGCCTGCACCACGAAACGACCGACGATGCGCAGATCGAAGCCAACATCAGTCCGGTCATTGCCCGCACGTCGGGCTACGTAAAAGAGCTACGCGTGGACGATAACCAGTACGTCCACAAAGGCGATACGCTGGTGGTGCTCGACGACCGTGAAACCTCGATTCGTGTGATGAACGCACAGGCGGCGTACGACAATGCGCTGGCCAGCCTCGACGTGAGCCAGTCGGGCGTGCCTTCGGCGACCGCCAACCTGCAAACCGTGCGCGCCAACGTCGCCGCCGCCGATGCCGCCCTGGCGGCCGCCCGCGTCGATTACAACCGCGCCACGCAGGACCTGCAACGGTACCAGAACCTGATCAAAGACCACTCGGTCACCCAACGGGAGTTCGAACAAATTCAGGCCACGCAACAAGCCGCCGCCAAAAACCTGGAACGGCTGGAGCAGCAGTACAATGCGACCAAAAGCCAGACTGTCGCCGCCGGCACTGAGGTAACCGCCGCCGAACGGCGCATTTCGGTCGCGCAGTCGGTCGTGGAGCAGCGGAAAGCCGAACTGGACCTGGCCAAGCTGCAACACAGCTACTGCTGGATTACCGCTCCGGAAGATGGCACGGTATCGCGGCGCAACGTACAGGTAGGTCAACTGATGCAGGCCGGGCAAACGGCCTTCGCGCTGGTGGCCGACAATGAAAAATGGGTCGTCGCCAATTTCAAAGAGACGCAACTGGAAAACGTGCGGCCCGGACAGGAAGTAAGCATCGAAGTGGATGCCTTCCCCGGCGAGGAGTTTCACGGCAAAGTGGAGTCGTTCTCGCCCGCGACGGGCGCGAAGTTTTCCCTGCTGCCGCCCGACAACGCGACCGGCAACTTCGTGAAGATCGTGCAGCGGGTGCCGGTCAAAATCGTCCTGACCGATACCACCGAGAAGATGCAGCTGCTTCGTGCGGGCATGAACGTGGAAGCGGACGTACACCTGAACTAA
- a CDS encoding TolC family protein, with protein sequence MFLLNRFRISLAGMLMLPVFLVGAQPLDTLSWQGPLTPERAVQLGLAHSKTLKMAESRAEAAKARTEQAREKALPDVGLSGTYLYLTQPHVSLKTAPPAGQEGGSSPLAGLSFSNVHSLMLAQVQASQPLFTGGKIRNAITSTEFLEKAAAFQASATRDEVSLQVLQALYQYYTLQQTRTLVQNNLEQAHQRVVDFTGLEANGVIARNDLLRAELQEAQVQLTLSGVDNNLKVANYNLNLLLGLPETQPLALDTTALFFPQESVTLDGLFANGLSQRDDLKAAEMRTQSGAYGVRAAKGDRYPSLALTGAYVNADIPNLIALTNVVNVGVGLNYSLSGALFSRHKIQEAQAQQAEARWAYEALSDQVKSEINQAFLDYQQSLEKIRISQKAITQAQENYRITKNKYDNSLVLLTDLLEADVTLLQTQINLASARAEAAVAYYTLQKASGNLNY encoded by the coding sequence ATGTTTCTTCTGAACCGATTCCGCATCTCGCTGGCCGGGATGCTGATGCTGCCTGTCTTCCTGGTGGGAGCACAGCCGTTGGATACGCTTTCCTGGCAGGGGCCGCTTACGCCCGAACGTGCCGTGCAGTTGGGCCTGGCCCACAGCAAAACGCTAAAAATGGCCGAAAGCCGGGCCGAAGCCGCCAAGGCGCGAACCGAACAGGCGCGCGAAAAAGCGCTGCCGGACGTAGGGCTGAGCGGCACGTACCTGTACCTGACGCAACCGCATGTCTCCCTGAAAACGGCCCCTCCAGCCGGACAGGAAGGCGGGAGTTCGCCGCTGGCGGGGCTGAGTTTCAGCAACGTACACAGCCTGATGCTCGCACAGGTGCAGGCTTCACAGCCCCTGTTTACCGGCGGCAAAATCCGCAATGCCATTACCTCGACCGAGTTTCTGGAAAAAGCGGCGGCCTTTCAGGCATCGGCCACGCGCGACGAGGTGAGCCTGCAGGTGCTGCAGGCGCTCTACCAATATTATACGCTGCAACAGACGCGCACGCTGGTGCAGAACAACCTGGAACAGGCGCACCAACGGGTGGTTGACTTTACCGGGCTGGAGGCGAATGGCGTCATCGCCCGCAACGATCTGCTGCGTGCCGAATTGCAGGAAGCCCAGGTGCAATTGACGCTGTCGGGCGTGGACAACAACCTGAAGGTAGCCAACTACAACCTGAATCTGCTGCTGGGACTGCCGGAAACGCAGCCCCTGGCGCTTGATACAACAGCCCTGTTTTTCCCCCAGGAAAGCGTCACGCTCGACGGCCTGTTTGCCAATGGCCTATCGCAGCGCGACGACCTGAAAGCCGCCGAGATGCGCACGCAGTCGGGCGCGTATGGCGTGCGGGCTGCCAAAGGCGACCGCTATCCGTCGCTGGCCCTGACCGGCGCGTACGTCAACGCCGACATTCCGAATCTGATCGCCCTCACCAACGTGGTGAACGTGGGCGTCGGATTGAACTATAGTCTGAGCGGGGCGTTGTTTTCGCGGCACAAAATTCAGGAAGCGCAGGCCCAACAAGCCGAAGCCCGGTGGGCCTACGAAGCCCTTTCTGATCAGGTCAAATCCGAAATCAACCAGGCTTTCCTCGACTACCAGCAGAGTCTGGAAAAGATTCGCATCAGCCAGAAGGCCATTACGCAGGCACAGGAAAACTACCGCATCACCAAAAACAAGTACGACAACAGTCTGGTGCTGCTGACCGATCTGCTCGAAGCCGACGTCACCCTCCTGCAAACGCAAATTAACCTGGCCAGTGCCCGCGCCGAGGCGGCTGTGGCCTACTATACGCTGCAAAAAGCCAGCGGCAATCTGAACTACTAA
- a CDS encoding TetR/AcrR family transcriptional regulator, with protein sequence MSETTKRELILVAAEELFRHKGFEATTVRELAEKAGVNLAMINYYFGSKEKLLEELIQQRAEYTRLRLHDIQQDERLTPIEKMDRVVEFYVEKVFSNRGFHHMMYRELSMSQRSALHSSISDVLFRNVETLRGMIRQGIDQGHFRPVDVELTLCTLYGTINQASNENFMGHLTNTLIADEEAMLKQRLIQHLQNVLRKYLL encoded by the coding sequence ATGAGCGAAACCACAAAGCGGGAGCTCATTCTCGTGGCTGCCGAAGAACTTTTCCGCCACAAAGGCTTTGAAGCCACCACCGTACGAGAGCTCGCCGAAAAAGCCGGGGTCAACCTGGCCATGATCAATTATTACTTCGGGTCGAAAGAGAAGTTGCTCGAAGAGCTGATTCAGCAGCGCGCGGAATACACGCGCCTCCGGCTGCACGACATCCAGCAGGACGAGCGGCTGACGCCGATCGAAAAGATGGACCGCGTGGTGGAGTTCTACGTGGAGAAGGTCTTCAGCAACCGGGGCTTCCACCACATGATGTACCGCGAGTTGTCCATGAGCCAGCGCTCGGCCCTGCACAGCAGCATTTCGGACGTGCTGTTTCGCAACGTGGAAACGCTGCGGGGCATGATCCGGCAGGGCATTGACCAGGGGCATTTCCGGCCGGTGGATGTGGAGCTGACGCTCTGCACGCTGTACGGGACCATTAATCAGGCGTCGAACGAAAACTTTATGGGTCACTTGACCAACACGTTGATTGCTGACGAAGAAGCCATGCTCAAACAGCGCCTGATTCAACATTTACAGAACGTATTACGAAAGTATCTACTCTAA
- a CDS encoding aldo/keto reductase gives MNRATTFQTDFSFPDGLTIRRLGFGAMRLTGKGIWGEPRDREQCKRVLQMALDLGVNFIDTADSYGPNVSEEIIAETLHPYPDGLVIATKGGLERGGPDQWSPNGKPEHLRKALEGSLKRLRVERIDLYQFHMPDPNVPYEDSIGTLVDLQKEGKIRHLGVSNVSVAQLKQARELTTIVTVQNRYNLADRSSEAVMEYCTKEGIGFIPWYPLNTGKLTEDDQLSQIAQKHNAEPSQIALAWLLHRSPIMLPIPGTSSEEHLHENMKATDIELSDEEMKELERL, from the coding sequence ATGAATCGCGCAACCACTTTTCAAACGGACTTTTCTTTTCCCGACGGCCTGACCATTCGCCGGCTGGGTTTTGGGGCCATGCGCCTCACCGGCAAGGGCATCTGGGGCGAGCCTCGCGACCGGGAGCAATGCAAACGCGTTCTACAGATGGCCCTTGACTTAGGGGTCAACTTTATCGATACGGCCGACTCGTACGGACCGAACGTCAGCGAAGAAATCATTGCGGAAACGCTGCACCCTTACCCGGACGGGCTGGTAATCGCTACCAAGGGCGGTCTGGAGCGGGGCGGCCCCGACCAGTGGAGCCCCAACGGCAAACCTGAACATTTGCGCAAAGCGCTGGAAGGCAGTCTGAAACGTCTCCGCGTTGAACGCATCGACCTGTACCAATTCCATATGCCCGACCCCAACGTGCCTTACGAAGACTCGATCGGGACGCTGGTCGATTTGCAGAAGGAAGGAAAAATTCGCCACCTCGGCGTGAGCAACGTGTCGGTGGCGCAACTGAAACAGGCACGGGAACTGACCACCATCGTCACGGTCCAGAACCGCTACAACCTGGCCGACCGCTCGTCGGAAGCGGTGATGGAGTATTGTACAAAAGAAGGCATCGGATTCATTCCGTGGTACCCACTCAATACAGGAAAGCTGACGGAAGATGATCAACTGAGCCAGATTGCGCAGAAGCACAACGCGGAGCCGAGTCAAATCGCGCTGGCGTGGCTGCTGCACCGCTCGCCGATCATGCTGCCGATTCCGGGCACGTCGAGCGAAGAGCACCTCCACGAGAACATGAAAGCCACTGACATTGAGCTGTCGGACGAGGAAATGAAGGAACTGGAACGGCTCTAG
- a CDS encoding vitamin K epoxide reductase family protein, which translates to MNLSALIHTLRHKQSPSLTRRRRLILLAAVGLVDFSLISLYQTGVIRRLPDLPGKLFDSNAVNASEEAYQFGVPDGPISAGVYALNMLLAAYKGDAAHGRPLWSDVALAGTVMLNSVGAALYLKNMITVQKKACLYCLTGAALNFVMTPLALAELRERLQNK; encoded by the coding sequence ATGAACCTCTCTGCCCTGATTCATACCCTACGCCACAAACAATCGCCCAGCCTGACCCGTCGGCGGCGGCTGATTCTGCTCGCGGCGGTGGGCCTGGTCGACTTCAGCCTCATCTCGCTTTACCAGACGGGCGTTATCCGTCGCCTGCCCGATCTACCCGGAAAACTCTTTGATTCCAACGCCGTGAACGCTTCGGAAGAGGCGTATCAGTTCGGCGTGCCCGACGGCCCGATCAGTGCCGGGGTGTATGCCCTGAACATGCTGCTGGCGGCCTACAAGGGGGACGCTGCCCACGGCCGTCCGCTGTGGAGCGACGTGGCCTTAGCCGGCACGGTGATGCTCAACAGCGTGGGCGCAGCCCTGTATCTGAAAAATATGATCACGGTCCAGAAGAAAGCCTGCCTTTATTGCCTGACCGGCGCCGCCCTCAACTTCGTGATGACGCCCCTCGCCCTCGCAGAACTGAGAGAAAGACTACAAAACAAATGA
- a CDS encoding DUF202 domain-containing protein, with amino-acid sequence MPKLKLPSLVPDFEHKEEISLRDYLALERTKLANERTLLTYVRTSLYMVLAGIAFLQMDKLEDLTWVGYVLFGTSALAFTFGTARFLLLTWRLQKYYDDIDLES; translated from the coding sequence ATGCCTAAACTCAAACTCCCTTCGCTGGTACCCGACTTCGAACACAAGGAAGAAATCAGTCTGCGCGACTACCTAGCCCTGGAGCGCACCAAACTCGCCAACGAACGGACACTGCTTACCTACGTGCGCACCAGCCTGTACATGGTGCTGGCGGGCATTGCGTTTCTGCAAATGGATAAGCTGGAGGACCTGACCTGGGTGGGCTACGTCTTGTTCGGGACCAGCGCGCTGGCGTTTACGTTCGGGACCGCCCGCTTTCTGCTGCTGACCTGGCGCTTGCAGAAGTATTACGACGACATCGACCTGGAAAGCTGA
- a CDS encoding bifunctional methionine sulfoxide reductase B/A protein, with the protein MLRWIDVIRFANQGNPKPDKVVEKSEAEWKAQLTPEQFYVTRQKGTERAFSSEMCSRFEPGQYACVCCDTLLFDSDEKFESGTGWPSFTQPAKENAIAYHIDNAYGMKRVETVCNTCGAHLGHVFPDGPAPSGLRYCMNAVALQKVEATTTLEKATFGGGCFWCTEAIFQDLEGVTSVVSGYSDGQLPNPTYKEVCSGRTGHAEVVQITFDPEKISYADLLRIHLTTHDPTTLNRQGADVGTQYRSTILTHNDMQRAEALKIIEEIQPNLEEKIVTDVKPFEVFYPAEAYHQNYYRNNPGQGYCAAVISPKLAKFRKLYQSRLKKASVAE; encoded by the coding sequence ATGCTACGTTGGATTGATGTCATCCGGTTTGCCAACCAGGGCAACCCCAAACCCGATAAAGTAGTCGAGAAATCAGAGGCTGAGTGGAAAGCACAACTCACGCCGGAACAATTTTACGTCACGCGCCAGAAGGGCACCGAGCGGGCCTTTTCCAGTGAAATGTGCAGCCGGTTCGAGCCCGGTCAATACGCTTGTGTCTGCTGCGATACGCTGTTGTTCGACTCGGACGAGAAGTTCGAGTCCGGAACGGGATGGCCGTCGTTTACGCAACCCGCGAAGGAAAATGCCATTGCTTACCACATCGACAATGCTTACGGCATGAAGCGGGTGGAGACGGTTTGCAACACGTGTGGTGCGCACCTGGGACACGTTTTTCCGGACGGACCGGCCCCAAGCGGCCTGCGTTATTGCATGAATGCCGTAGCGCTGCAAAAGGTGGAAGCTACTACAACGTTGGAGAAAGCAACCTTCGGAGGTGGCTGTTTCTGGTGCACAGAGGCCATTTTCCAGGACCTGGAGGGAGTAACCAGCGTGGTGTCCGGTTACAGCGACGGGCAATTGCCCAACCCTACCTATAAGGAAGTGTGCAGTGGCCGGACCGGCCATGCGGAGGTGGTGCAGATCACCTTCGATCCCGAGAAAATTTCGTATGCGGACTTGCTACGGATTCACCTGACCACGCACGACCCGACGACACTGAACCGCCAGGGTGCCGACGTCGGGACGCAATACCGCAGTACGATCCTGACGCACAACGACATGCAACGGGCAGAAGCGCTTAAGATCATCGAGGAGATACAACCTAATCTGGAGGAGAAAATCGTAACGGATGTGAAGCCATTCGAGGTCTTTTATCCAGCGGAGGCGTATCACCAAAACTACTACCGTAACAATCCGGGACAGGGCTATTGCGCGGCGGTGATTTCGCCGAAACTGGCCAAATTCCGGAAGCTGTACCAGAGCCGCCTGAAGAAAGCTTCTGTCGCTGAATAA
- a CDS encoding GSCFA domain-containing protein, with product MHFRTELPVSPASFRIQLADPLLSLGSCFADRLGQRLHDYKFQVLHNPFGIVYNPLSLHRLLQLAAHRQPFAEAGYLEREGQWFHYDAHSEVTAGSREALAQRLTETVAQMHHWLRQTRVLLLTWGTAFVYQRVDTPAIVANCHKLPARQFRKELLSVDRIVDDATATLQAARRLAPDLEVILTVSPVRHVKDTLPLNSVSKATLRLAAHQLQERHPYVTYFPSYELLIDDLRDYRFYGSDLLHPTEMAEAYVWEKFDQTFLSESALAFVKEWEGIRRALAHRPFQPDSPAHQQFLRSLHTKLQSLAHAVDVSTELHHIGQQLH from the coding sequence ATGCATTTTCGCACCGAACTGCCGGTGTCACCGGCCTCCTTCCGCATCCAGCTGGCCGACCCTCTGCTGTCGCTGGGGTCGTGTTTTGCCGATCGCCTCGGTCAGCGGCTACACGACTACAAATTTCAAGTACTGCACAACCCCTTCGGGATCGTCTACAATCCCCTGTCGCTTCACCGGCTGTTGCAGCTCGCTGCGCACCGTCAGCCTTTTGCAGAGGCAGGGTATCTGGAGCGCGAAGGACAATGGTTTCATTACGATGCACATTCGGAAGTGACGGCCGGGAGCCGCGAGGCACTGGCCCAGCGGTTAACGGAAACGGTGGCGCAGATGCACCATTGGCTGCGGCAGACCCGCGTCCTGCTGCTGACCTGGGGGACGGCGTTTGTCTACCAACGTGTGGATACGCCAGCCATCGTAGCCAATTGTCACAAACTTCCGGCCCGGCAGTTCCGGAAAGAGCTCCTGTCGGTAGACCGGATTGTGGACGACGCCACTGCAACCCTGCAAGCAGCACGCCGACTTGCGCCCGACCTAGAGGTGATTCTGACAGTCAGCCCGGTTCGACACGTGAAAGACACCCTTCCGCTGAACAGCGTGAGCAAAGCCACGCTGCGGCTGGCCGCCCATCAGTTGCAGGAACGCCACCCTTACGTCACGTACTTTCCCAGCTATGAGCTCCTGATCGATGATTTGCGCGACTACCGCTTTTACGGTTCGGACCTGCTTCATCCTACCGAAATGGCAGAAGCTTACGTGTGGGAAAAATTCGATCAGACATTTTTGAGCGAATCGGCCCTGGCTTTTGTAAAAGAGTGGGAAGGCATCCGGCGAGCGCTGGCGCATCGTCCCTTCCAGCCCGATTCGCCGGCGCATCAGCAATTTCTGCGTTCATTGCATACAAAACTGCAAAGCCTGGCGCACGCGGTGGACGTCAGTACAGAACTGCACCACATTGGCCAGCAACTGCATTAA
- a CDS encoding serine/threonine protein kinase translates to MDAQEWERLETLYTQLLTLEGPERDTLLRHTEEESPDVYAALLRLLHSEHAATHFFQRFRQSVAGSLHEKPFAPLQTHDRVGPYRIVRELGRGGMAVVYLAERVDGEFEQQVALKVIKRGVDTEEVVRRFRYERQILARLEHPNISRLYGGGVTEQGVPYFVMEYVDGAPIDRYCDQHQLALSQRLALFTTVCQAVQHAHQHLVVHRDLKPSNLLVTPEGEVKLLDFGIAKVLGEETGADALHTRTGLRLFTPDYAAPEQVLGQPVTITTDVYQLGLILYKLLTGQAAQAVAGGSLRQLEEAVLEKDLPSPSRVVTDEAAAAQGTTGAKLRRTLRADLDLIALKALRKSPDRRYQSVAHLADDLYRYQHHLPIALRGDAWGYQLQKFVRRHQTAVVTGSTLLLLLLGFSLFYTEKVTAERNRAQVMQGVLSDMFTSLDPYGPLHVEDPGQLTVRQFLDAQYTRISDTLARQPEIKAALLALLQKAYLNLELFEEADQVGQEREMLVGRLYGATSTHMAEVLTLRGMGFRDRNLDSAEHYLRQGEQLYRRYLPEKEVEQAVGQSYLALVFTMQHRPAAADSVIEKAVSTLRSSPELPEYLDVMTMRIHLLAEAGKIQEAITQEKVLVDRSAAQYGENSPHYAVQLGMLAYLLSLVSDKEAEPHFKRADRLLTRTLGADHQETELNLQNYALMLQYEGRYYESIPLLRSLVRSNEAKFGDPSLPLAKALQNLGVSLTNDPASDPLEAERVLNRASAQFTKLFPEGHYIQGTSYATLTDLYVRMARYAEAQIAANESICLYRLYRPEMPVLQSICNLRLAKALAGLGDSLPADTLVQSHLPIIKEVFGEKHNRYRLALHDAIQVYKLTGQLAPADFCRQQIPSL, encoded by the coding sequence ATGGACGCACAGGAGTGGGAGCGACTAGAGACGTTGTACACACAGCTTCTGACGCTTGAAGGCCCTGAACGCGACACCCTGCTCCGCCATACGGAAGAAGAGTCGCCCGACGTCTACGCGGCACTGCTGCGGTTGCTGCATTCTGAACATGCCGCTACCCATTTCTTCCAAAGGTTTCGCCAGTCTGTTGCCGGAAGTCTGCACGAAAAACCGTTTGCGCCCCTCCAAACCCACGACCGGGTAGGTCCCTACCGCATCGTTCGTGAGTTGGGTCGCGGTGGCATGGCCGTGGTGTACCTGGCCGAACGCGTCGATGGCGAGTTTGAGCAACAGGTCGCACTGAAAGTCATCAAACGGGGGGTGGACACCGAAGAAGTTGTCCGGCGGTTCCGTTACGAACGGCAAATCCTCGCCCGGCTGGAGCACCCCAACATTTCGCGGCTCTACGGAGGTGGCGTTACGGAGCAGGGCGTGCCGTATTTTGTGATGGAATACGTGGATGGAGCACCCATCGACCGGTACTGTGATCAGCACCAGCTTGCCCTGTCCCAACGCCTCGCCCTCTTTACTACCGTCTGCCAAGCCGTACAACACGCGCATCAGCATCTGGTAGTGCATCGTGACCTAAAGCCCTCCAACCTGCTGGTCACTCCGGAAGGCGAAGTAAAGCTACTCGACTTCGGCATTGCCAAAGTGCTGGGCGAAGAAACAGGGGCCGATGCGTTGCACACGCGCACGGGCCTGCGGCTGTTCACCCCCGACTACGCCGCCCCAGAACAAGTACTGGGCCAGCCCGTGACCATTACGACCGATGTGTATCAGTTAGGGCTTATTTTGTACAAGTTATTGACGGGTCAGGCGGCACAGGCCGTTGCAGGCGGATCGCTCCGTCAGTTGGAAGAAGCGGTCCTCGAAAAAGACCTCCCCTCGCCCAGCCGCGTGGTGACCGACGAAGCCGCTGCCGCCCAGGGCACGACGGGCGCAAAACTGCGCCGAACCCTACGAGCGGACCTGGATCTGATTGCCCTGAAAGCCCTGCGCAAATCTCCGGATCGGCGCTATCAGAGTGTGGCTCACCTTGCCGACGACCTCTATCGCTACCAACATCACTTGCCCATTGCCCTGCGAGGCGATGCGTGGGGCTATCAGCTCCAGAAATTTGTCCGACGCCACCAGACGGCCGTAGTCACCGGCAGTACCCTCCTGCTGCTACTCTTGGGGTTCAGCTTGTTCTATACAGAAAAGGTAACTGCCGAGCGCAACCGGGCACAGGTTATGCAGGGCGTCTTGAGCGATATGTTCACCAGCCTCGATCCTTACGGTCCTTTACACGTAGAAGACCCGGGACAACTCACCGTACGGCAATTTTTAGACGCACAGTACACGCGCATTTCGGACACACTTGCCCGGCAACCCGAAATCAAAGCGGCGCTTCTGGCCCTACTCCAGAAAGCGTATCTGAACCTGGAGTTGTTTGAAGAAGCCGATCAGGTGGGCCAAGAGCGCGAAATGCTGGTGGGCCGTTTGTATGGTGCCACCAGCACACACATGGCAGAGGTACTGACCCTCCGTGGCATGGGGTTTCGCGACCGCAATCTGGACAGTGCCGAGCACTACCTCCGCCAGGGCGAGCAACTTTACCGTCGTTATCTGCCGGAAAAAGAGGTAGAACAGGCCGTAGGGCAATCGTACCTCGCCTTAGTATTTACCATGCAGCACCGCCCGGCAGCAGCCGATTCTGTCATCGAAAAAGCGGTATCGACCCTACGCTCCTCTCCCGAATTGCCCGAATACCTGGATGTAATGACGATGCGCATTCACCTGCTTGCAGAAGCCGGAAAAATTCAAGAGGCCATTACACAAGAGAAAGTTTTGGTAGACAGAAGTGCAGCACAGTACGGGGAAAATTCCCCGCACTACGCCGTGCAACTAGGTATGCTGGCGTATCTGCTGAGTTTGGTGAGTGACAAAGAAGCCGAGCCGCATTTCAAGCGGGCAGATCGGTTGCTAACCCGTACGCTAGGCGCCGACCATCAGGAAACCGAACTCAACTTACAGAACTACGCGCTGATGCTGCAATACGAAGGCCGTTACTATGAATCGATCCCACTGTTGCGAAGTCTGGTGCGTTCCAACGAGGCGAAGTTCGGAGATCCGAGCCTCCCCCTCGCCAAAGCCCTGCAAAATCTGGGGGTTTCTCTCACCAACGATCCGGCCTCCGATCCGCTCGAAGCCGAACGCGTGTTGAATCGTGCCTCTGCACAATTCACAAAGCTTTTTCCGGAGGGTCATTACATTCAGGGAACCTCTTATGCTACCCTGACGGACCTTTACGTACGCATGGCACGGTACGCAGAGGCACAAATTGCTGCCAACGAAAGCATCTGCTTGTACCGCCTGTACCGCCCAGAAATGCCCGTTTTGCAGAGCATATGCAACCTGCGCCTGGCCAAAGCACTGGCCGGGCTGGGCGATTCCCTCCCCGCCGATACACTGGTGCAAAGCCACCTCCCGATCATCAAAGAGGTTTTCGGCGAAAAACACAACCGTTACCGACTCGCCTTACACGATGCAATTCAAGTGTACAAGTTAACCGGTCAGCTCGCCCCGGCTGATTTCTGCCGTCAACAAATTCCTTCCCTCTAA
- a CDS encoding sigma-70 family RNA polymerase sigma factor produces MEQVVASGLVTQLLRQVNEGDRVAYDQLFPVVYQQLKQAAHNARFHVTGSETLQTTALVHEAYLKLVQQEQPGWQSHRHFMGVAAKAMRHILVDYARQKLSNKRGGHVRKFSLQDFDIDISDETSEHILCLEDVLRRLEQADPQRGKLVECRFYIGLTIEETAGVLGLSPATVKRKWTVTRIWLYEEMRRAGL; encoded by the coding sequence ATGGAACAAGTAGTTGCTTCCGGGCTGGTTACTCAGCTATTACGACAGGTGAACGAAGGCGACCGGGTGGCTTACGATCAACTCTTCCCCGTTGTCTACCAACAACTAAAGCAGGCAGCGCACAACGCCCGGTTTCATGTGACCGGGTCGGAGACGCTACAAACCACGGCCTTGGTACACGAGGCTTACCTGAAGCTGGTTCAGCAAGAACAGCCCGGCTGGCAGAGTCACAGGCATTTTATGGGCGTAGCGGCCAAGGCGATGCGCCACATTCTGGTGGACTACGCCCGCCAGAAGCTGAGCAACAAACGGGGCGGCCACGTGCGCAAATTCTCCCTGCAGGATTTTGACATTGATATTTCGGACGAAACGTCAGAACATATTCTTTGCCTGGAGGACGTGCTACGGCGGCTGGAACAAGCCGATCCGCAACGGGGCAAGCTGGTGGAATGCCGTTTTTACATCGGCCTTACCATCGAGGAGACTGCGGGGGTACTAGGGCTGTCGCCCGCTACGGTAAAACGGAAATGGACGGTGACCCGCATCTGGCTGTACGAAGAAATGCGGAGGGCAGGTTTATAA